The proteins below come from a single Gordonia pseudamarae genomic window:
- a CDS encoding sulfite exporter TauE/SafE family protein: protein MNPVVEFFFLLAAGFGAGLIGYVTGLASVVSYPALLAVGLSPVAANVTNTVSVVAVGVGSTAKAGRALFDGDRRRTILGMVASVIGGIIGAAALLLSSDGSFEVIVPFLVAIAAIALLCQPMLSRLATSHEDRRWLFVLGILVIAVYGGYFGAGAGIMILALMLVVTSEPLWKATLSKSLFLGISNSVAAVAFLIWGPVDLWVAVVMGVGCFAGGWCGPPVVRRLPAGPLRITIGIGGLALAVWLGVR from the coding sequence ATGAACCCCGTCGTCGAGTTCTTCTTCCTGCTCGCGGCCGGGTTCGGGGCCGGGTTGATCGGGTACGTCACCGGCCTGGCGTCGGTGGTCAGCTATCCGGCCCTGCTGGCGGTCGGGCTCAGCCCGGTCGCGGCGAACGTCACCAACACGGTGTCGGTGGTGGCCGTCGGTGTCGGCAGCACCGCCAAGGCGGGCAGGGCGCTGTTCGACGGTGACCGGCGCCGCACGATCCTGGGCATGGTCGCGTCGGTGATCGGCGGCATCATCGGTGCGGCCGCGCTGCTGCTCAGCTCCGACGGATCGTTCGAGGTGATCGTCCCGTTCCTGGTGGCAATCGCCGCGATAGCGTTGCTGTGCCAGCCGATGCTGAGCAGGCTCGCCACCTCGCATGAAGACCGGCGATGGCTGTTCGTCCTCGGGATATTGGTGATCGCGGTGTACGGCGGCTATTTCGGGGCGGGTGCTGGGATCATGATCCTGGCGTTGATGCTGGTGGTCACCAGTGAACCGCTGTGGAAGGCGACGCTGTCCAAGTCCCTGTTCCTCGGTATTTCCAACTCCGTTGCGGCCGTGGCCTTCTTGATCTGGGGTCCGGTTGATCTGTGGGTCGCGGTGGTGATGGGTGTCGGCTGTTTCGCCGGCGGCTGGTGCGGTCCGCCCGTGGTCAGACGGCTGCCCGCCGGGCCGCTGCGCATCACCATCGGCATCGGGGGTCTGGCACTCGCGGTGTGGCTGGGCGTGCGCTGA
- the purH gene encoding bifunctional phosphoribosylaminoimidazolecarboxamide formyltransferase/IMP cyclohydrolase: MNAPIPTDGSISTVGRRPIRRALVSVYDKSGLPELAAALHKAGVEIVSTGSTAKTIADTGVPVVEVSTLTGFPECLEGRVKTLHPTVHAGILADTRKDDHLAQLTELGVEAFELVVVNLYPFTQTVASGASQDECVEQIDIGGPSMVRGAAKNHPSVAVVVNPRDYDDVTAALDAGGFTLAQRQLLAAKAFRHTADYDVAVASWMSRVVVSGTGRAERREIAGEGGFPEWAGETWELKEVLRYGENPHQPGALYQSQHRPSGLATAEQLHGKQMSFNNYTDADAAWRSAHDFDGPAVAIIKHANPCGIAVGADIGEAHRKAHACDPVSAYGGVIAANREITVEMAEQVAEIFTEVLIAPGFADGALSVLTRKKNIRVLRAVPPTEGGVEQRPVSGGMLVQWRDVIDAEGDNPANWTLAAGDPADADTLADLEFAWRACRAVKSNAILLAADGASVGVGMGQVNRVDSAHLAVTRAGERATGSVAASDAFFPFPDGLQVLIAGGVKAVVQPGGSIRDNEVVAAAAEAGVTLYLTGARHFAH; encoded by the coding sequence GTGAACGCTCCCATCCCAACCGACGGTTCCATCTCCACCGTCGGTCGCCGACCCATTCGCCGGGCGCTCGTGAGTGTCTACGACAAGAGCGGGCTGCCCGAACTCGCCGCCGCACTGCACAAGGCGGGGGTGGAGATCGTCTCCACCGGTTCCACCGCGAAGACCATCGCCGACACCGGTGTGCCGGTCGTCGAGGTCTCCACCCTCACCGGATTCCCCGAATGCCTGGAGGGCCGGGTCAAAACCCTGCATCCCACGGTGCACGCCGGGATTCTGGCCGATACCCGCAAGGACGACCACCTCGCCCAACTCACCGAACTCGGCGTCGAGGCGTTCGAACTCGTCGTGGTCAACCTGTACCCGTTCACCCAGACCGTCGCCTCGGGCGCCTCGCAGGATGAGTGCGTCGAACAGATCGACATCGGCGGACCGTCGATGGTGCGCGGTGCGGCCAAGAACCATCCGTCGGTCGCGGTCGTGGTCAATCCCCGCGACTACGATGACGTCACCGCCGCCCTCGACGCCGGTGGATTCACCCTCGCGCAGCGTCAACTGCTGGCGGCCAAGGCTTTTCGGCACACCGCCGACTACGACGTGGCCGTCGCCTCGTGGATGTCGCGGGTCGTGGTGTCCGGTACCGGGCGAGCGGAGCGACGGGAGATTGCCGGTGAGGGCGGGTTCCCCGAATGGGCCGGAGAGACCTGGGAGCTCAAAGAGGTGCTGCGATACGGCGAGAACCCGCACCAGCCCGGCGCGCTGTACCAGTCCCAGCACCGGCCCTCGGGGCTGGCCACCGCCGAGCAGTTGCACGGCAAGCAGATGAGCTTCAACAACTACACCGACGCCGACGCGGCCTGGCGCAGTGCCCACGATTTCGACGGCCCGGCGGTCGCGATCATCAAGCACGCCAACCCTTGCGGCATCGCGGTGGGCGCCGACATCGGTGAGGCGCACCGCAAAGCGCATGCCTGCGACCCGGTCAGCGCCTACGGCGGTGTGATCGCCGCCAACCGCGAGATCACCGTCGAGATGGCCGAGCAGGTGGCCGAGATCTTCACCGAGGTACTCATCGCCCCGGGCTTCGCCGACGGTGCGCTGTCGGTGCTCACCCGCAAGAAGAACATCCGCGTACTGCGGGCGGTTCCGCCCACCGAGGGCGGGGTCGAGCAGCGTCCGGTATCCGGTGGCATGCTCGTGCAGTGGCGCGACGTGATCGACGCCGAGGGTGACAATCCGGCCAACTGGACCCTTGCGGCCGGTGACCCGGCCGACGCCGACACCCTCGCCGACCTCGAATTCGCCTGGCGGGCATGCCGCGCGGTCAAGTCCAATGCCATCCTGCTGGCCGCCGACGGCGCGTCGGTGGGCGTCGGCATGGGACAGGTCAACCGGGTCGACTCCGCACACCTGGCCGTCACGCGGGCCGGGGAGCGGGCCACGGGCAGCGTCGCCGCCTCCGACGCCTTCTTCCCGTTCCCCGACGGCCTGCAGGTGCTCATCGCCGGTGGCGTGAAAGCCGTTGTGCAGCCCGGTGGTTCGATCCGTGACAACGAGGTCGTCGCAGCCGCGGCCGAGGCCGGGGTCACCCTCTACCTCACGGGTGCGCGTCATTTCGCCCACTGA